The following is a genomic window from Nicotiana tabacum cultivar K326 chromosome 3, ASM71507v2, whole genome shotgun sequence.
TGATGTATCCAGCTCCAACATCTAATTGTGAAACAAGTCACAGTTAGAATTGGTCAAATACATATTTTAAGGAATAGAATGCACAAGAATTCACCATTATGAGGAGCTTCTTCAGATAGAAGCAAGTAGATCGTTTGAGTTCAGGTAAAGCTAGTGCAAAAGCAGAAGTGTCAATATATGATATCTCCTTCAAGGGAGGTGCCACTGAATCCAGATCAGAGGTGGACTCAGTTTGGTCAGATAAATCAGAGAATACATCACATATAACCAACAGGCAGTCCTTGACTAAGCCTTTGTAGATTATTTTTCTTGACCCCTGAACAATGAGCAGAAGACAAATAAGTAATGGCATCCAATGCATACCTCAGTAAGCTAACACTTCTAATTAGCAATATCACAGACAAATAAATAATGGTAACATTTGAAAACGAAAAATATACCAGAAGCATGTTGAGCAATGAATCCCGCAAAAGGGTCCACCTCATCTTCTCTGCAAGATGAACCTCTTAACATTTCAAGAAGATTTCTTAAGGTGCATAACACTTCATTAGAATTAGAATCCTCTGAAAATCATTACCTTTAAATGCATAATTACGAGGCACAAAGTCTGCTTCAAGCACACTGACAAGGTAGTGAAGTAGTAACATCTTCCTTAAAATCTGCAATTGATCTTGTCAGACTATCTGATGAAAGGTGAAAGACAGGGTAATTCTTCAATGATGACACTACACACAAATTGATGAACTAAATGGCTGACAAAAGATTTAAGTACAACTTTGACCTGAGAATTATATTATTAATCTAAAAGAAATAAGTACAAAATTGGCCCGTGAAATTATCTTATTAGTCAAGATTGTCAGAAAGGCATGTTCAACTAAATGTATGGCCACAAAGGAATTCGACATAACTATATATCTAAACTAAAAGCTCAATACAAAACTACACACTATTGGTGAAAAAGCGTGGTCAGAAGCTAACTGTACTAGCACTTGGTTAATTGATACATGCTCAGCATGAGATACTGCTTCAATggaaaaatgtgaaaaagaaataataacttATATACTTCTTATATGCTCAAGGAAATGCAATATATGCTCATAAATCaagaaaaatgtgaaaagaacCCGGCAACCGGACTAAGTATAGCTGAAATTGCAATTACTACTGGCATCTGAACTCACAAGCTATATGATAATAAAAGGAGAACATATATATTACAAGTCACGGAAATGGAAAGAGAGCTTCAATGTGGTACCGACCTCTGTTTCTAAAACTTTTGATTTCTGGTTGACTATTTTCCCAAGCTCTTGTATCAGTGAATGAAAGCCCTAAAATCACCAGAAAGATTACCATCACCAAGATACAGGTGAGAAGAATAACAAGATTCAGTAGAAAAGGAGAACACACATAAGAAATTGATGTGAATGTGTGATATAGCCAATTACATAAGATCTGGCTCACCACGGAGTCAATTGATCCACTCGAACCTTTATTTATTTCATCATCCCTATCCAACCCAAGAGTAAATGGACACCAGGCCTGAAATAGAGTATCCCAATCATTACTATTGACAAAACAACTCTGTCTAGGAACCGCGGAGTCGTCAACTATGAGAGGATGGAGATACCTCTTCAGCCACAACAGGTTCATTCGAAATGGTTGGTGGCAGACATGATTCTGACTTCTCCATTTCGGGCAAGCACAACCTAGGAAAGCGCTATTTTCACAAGAAATTCCATacaagtaaacatgtcaaatgcggTAATAAAAGAAAAGGGCAGCTTAGTACATGAAACATCCCACATTCATGCATGGTCTGGGAAAGGGCCGCCACCCTTAGGGTGTGATGTATGCAGCCTACCTAATGCAAGTATAGTGCTCTTTTAAACTTAAAACATAAAACGTGATGAATAAAGCTAGCGTGTACCTTATCCAACTCATTTAGAAGTTGATAACTTCCCATTATTAGTTCAAGGGAAGTCTCTTCCTTCAAAATTTGGAAAATTGCCTGCCACATCGTGCTGTTCCAGTATACACATTAATTAGATGATAGGAATCATAACATCTCAAATTTCAGATTAAGAACTTAAAAAGACTAGTCCTACTATATACTATAATACAAACAGAAAAAACATGACAAAACAGAAAGGGAGAAAAGATTACCTACCTAGTAGGCGGAGTTCCATTATCAGGAAGTAACGAAGCAGAGCGAACAGCTTCCAGAAAAGCAAGCCCTACAAAAGTATCAACAATTAGAATCGAAGAAAAAATAAACGGATGAACAAATGAAAGATATAAGAAAAACGAAAGGGCGTACTATCGTCAAGACGGTGGTGAGAGTATCGGTTGAAACCAGAAGTATCGAGAATTGCCATTGTGTTCTCCTCAATTCCTCCATTATTCCTTCCTCCGCTCTTTCGCTTTTCCATTCTCCCTTCgattttctctctgattttttCGTTTTCTCAAAAACCCTAGAAGTAACGAGTTGACTCACTCACTCCTGGTTTTTTTCCCGCCACTGTGATTCGGGTGCTATAATCATTTGATTTCATTGGCTTTGTCAGCGAGAAAACAGAAttatagaatttaaaattttcaaaattccgTTGCCGGGAATTGAACCCGGGTCTTTCGGGTGAGAGCCGAATATCCTAACCGACTAGACTACAACGGATTCGTTGGAGAAATACTTAGTTAACATAATTAGattaattaaatgcttaaagaaggTCTAGGTCA
Proteins encoded in this region:
- the LOC107792834 gene encoding negative regulator of systemic acquired resistance SNI1-like isoform X2 is translated as MEKRKSGGRNNGGIEENTMAILDTSGFNRYSHHRLDDRLAFLEAVRSASLLPDNGTPPTSTMWQAIFQILKEETSLELIMGSYQLLNELDKRFPRLCLPEMEKSESCLPPTISNEPVVAEEAWCPFTLGLDRDDEINKGSSGSIDSVGFHSLIQELGKIVNQKSKVLETEILRKMLLLHYLVSVLEADFVPRNYAFKEKMRWTLLRDSLLNMLLGSRKIIYKGLVKDCLLVICDVFSDLSDQTESTSDLDSVAPPLKEISYIDTSAFALALPELKRSTCFYLKKLLIMMLELDTSRDVADVQGLTTRADGVRTPAAEIILDELAYNSDTLSPFFQVFDDPRWKLKMIMPYFQKYIPKPSARTRRSNSPGNDSTFEGVLKCFSNSSSTKNIIKKIGADVAQLLLGHAFLAYLSVSVESSAEYVDDSEEVVKGSSLPEICKHIIAAFTSIRKEDKNSEILSFGKEAVFIAATILSTKS
- the LOC107792834 gene encoding negative regulator of systemic acquired resistance SNI1-like isoform X1: MEKRKSGGRNNGGIEENTMAILDTSGFNRYSHHRLDDRLAFLEAVRSASLLPDNGTPPTSTMWQAIFQILKEETSLELIMGSYQLLNELDKRFPRLCLPEMEKSESCLPPTISNEPVVAEEAWCPFTLGLDRDDEINKGSSGSIDSVVSQILCNWLYHTFTSISYGFHSLIQELGKIVNQKSKVLETEILRKMLLLHYLVSVLEADFVPRNYAFKEKMRWTLLRDSLLNMLLGSRKIIYKGLVKDCLLVICDVFSDLSDQTESTSDLDSVAPPLKEISYIDTSAFALALPELKRSTCFYLKKLLIMMLELDTSRDVADVQGLTTRADGVRTPAAEIILDELAYNSDTLSPFFQVFDDPRWKLKMIMPYFQKYIPKPSARTRRSNSPGNDSTFEGVLKCFSNSSSTKNIIKKIGADVAQLLLGHAFLAYLSVSVESSAEYVDDSEEVVKGSSLPEICKHIIAAFTSIRKEDKNSEILSFGKEAVFIAATILSTKS